The following proteins come from a genomic window of Trifolium pratense cultivar HEN17-A07 linkage group LG4, ARS_RC_1.1, whole genome shotgun sequence:
- the LOC123920486 gene encoding CCR4-NOT transcription complex subunit 9-like, with product MDNLPSQSLSMTNGVSFVAPLCVSAQSSSTIDWTAYMERLVIELSNPNLRENAICVLSKRKELFHELAPLLWNSFGTIAVLLQEIISIYRNLSPPTLSPAQSIRVCNVLALLQCLASHPNTRMSLITACIPHYVYPFLEMINTLPQFHYLRVASLGVIGALVKDSSKEVILFLLSTEIIPLCLRSMEIGNELSKNVATFILQKILLDDDGLAYVCATTDRFLAVRRILDMVLESHERQPSTQLLKLIIPCYSRLSQNRRAGIALTSSLPGVFTNPAFINSLREDPTTWRWMEQLYENIRINNCK from the exons ATGGACAATTTGCCTTCTCAATCGCTCTCAATGACGAACGGTGTATCGTTTGTAGCTCCTCTCTGTGTTTCTGCCCAATCTAGCTCCACTATCGATTGGACGGCGTACATGGAACGCCTTGTTATTGAACTCAGCAATCCCAATCTCAGAGAAAATGCTATTTGTGTGCTCTCCAAG CGGAAAGAGTTATTTCATGAACTTGCACCTTTATTGTGGAATTCTTTTGGTACTATCGCAGTACTTTTGCAG gaaataatttcaatatatcGTAATCTTTCACCACCAACTCTTTCTCCCGCTCAATCAATTCGAGTGTGCAATGTTCTTGCACTACTTCAG TGTCTCGCATCTCACCCTAATACAAGAATGTCACTCATCACTG CTTGCATACCTCACTATGTGTACCCTTTCCTTGAAATGATAAATACCTTACCACAGTTTCACTATTTGAGGGTTGCGAGTCTCGGAGTCATTGGTGCCTTGGTGAAG GATAGTAGCAAAGAAGTTatactttttcttctttcaactgAGATCATTCCATTATGCTTGCGCAGCATGGAAATTGGCAACGAATTGTCAAAAAAT gtTGCGACTTTCATTCTTCAAAAGATTTTGCTGGATGATGATGGTTTAGCTTATGTTTGTGCTACAACAGACCGTTTTCTTGCCGTACGTCGAATTCTAGACATGGTGTTGGAAAGTCATGAGAGACAACCTTCAACTCAGCTTTTGAAGCTTATAATTCCATGTTATTCTCGTTTGTCTCAAAATCGCAG GGCTGGAATTGCATTAACAAGCTCTCTTCCGGGTGTGTTTACAAACCCGGCTTTCATTAATTCCCTTCGT GAAGATCCAACTACTTGGAGGTGGATGGAGCAATTGTATGAAAATATTAGGATCAACAATTGCAAATGA
- the LOC123921188 gene encoding DEAD-box ATP-dependent RNA helicase 32: protein MRRPKSKEFRKQQRLSEEDEINLLNSWIQAQKPDSGTNPMSLKPLPKNSPVGRLGDNTFSRYAGVVRFEQLPLSKKTKDALRASKFVSMTDIQRASLPHSLCGRDVLGAAKTGSGKTLAFIIPVLEKLYREKWDVEAGVGSIIISPTRELAAQIFDVLTSVGKNHGFSAGLLIGGRKEVAIEKESVNKLNVLICTPGRLLQHMDETPYFDCSEMKVLVLDEADRILDSGFKRELNAIISQLPKRRQTMLFSATQTKSVQDLARLSLKDPEYLSVHEESITATPTLLKQIVMTVPLDQKLDMLWSFIKTHLQSRTLVFLSSCKQVKYVFEAFKKLHPGIPLKCLHGRMKQEKRMAIYSEFCEKRSVLFSTDVAARGLDFNKAVDWVVQVDCPENVASYIHRVGRTARYKSDGKSVLFLLPSETQMLEKLKAAKVPVHLTKPRKELLQPVSSLLASLLVKYPELQLRAQRAFVTYLRSIHLQKDKEIFDVLKLPIDEYSASLGLPMTPKIRFLNRNIKSKAVSTKSSLVEPEVRNKENVLEGSRGKPATVVFKDEETENDLLHAADTSNEGNMTSTEIGELVPATRLLKKKKLKINLHRPLGKRVVFDDEGNTLPPLATIADPQSGKGTSILDPEQKAEYYKRMREDLKKADKEDKLVERQRLREKRIKQKMKWKGGDEEEEDSQDDISGSEGDETVNRRHNKSKIYFDSDSDEGERKQASRDQLAEQEALALKLLQSMQA, encoded by the exons ATGAGGAGACCTAAATCAAAGGAATTTCGTAAGCAACAACGACTttcagaagaagatgaaattaACCTCTTGAATTCATGGATTCAAGCTCAAAAACCAGACTCCGGTACGAACCCAATGTCTCTAAAACCTCTCCCCAAAAACTCCCCCGTCGGTCGTCTCGGCGACAATACTTTCTCTCGCTACGCCGGCGTTGTACGGTTTGAACAGTTGCCATTGTCGAAGAAGACCAAAGACGCATTGCGAGCTTCGAAGTTCGTTTCCATGACTGATATTCAAAGAGCTTCTCTTCCTCATTCATTATGTGGTCGTGATGTTCTTGGCGCCGCCAAAACTGGTTCTGGAAAAACACTTGCTTTCATTATCCCT gTGTTGGAGAAATTGTATAGAGAGAAATGGGATGTTGAAGCTGGGGTTGGGAGCATCATCATATCACCTACAAGAGAATTAGCTGCTCAGATATTTGATGTGTTGACGTCTGTTGGGAAGAACCACGGTTTTAGTGCTGGCCTCCTCATTGGTGGTCGTAAGGAAGTTGCGATTGAGAAAGAAAGTGTTAACAAGCTCAATGTATTGATCTGCACACCCGGTCGCCTTCTACAACACATGGATGAAACTCCCTACTTTGACTGTTCAGAGATGAAG GTGTTGGTACTAGATGAGGCTGATCGTATTCTTGATAGTGGATTCAAGAGGGAACTAAATGCAATCATCTCACAATTACCAAAGCGCAGACAAACCATGCTGTTCTCGGCAACTCAAACAAAGTCGGTTCAAGATCTCGCAAGATTAAGTTTGAAGGACCCGGAGTATCTAAGTGTGCACGAAGAGTCTATAACTGCCACTCCTACTCTTTTGAAGCAAATTGTGATGACTGTTCCCTTGGATCAAAAGTTAGATATGTTATGGAGTTTCATAAAGACGCATTTACAGTCAAGAACACTTGTCTTTCTATCTAGCTGTAAACAG GTAAAATACGTGTTTGAGGCATTTAAGAAACTTCACCCTGGTATACCGTTGAAATGCCTTCATGGGAGGATGAAGCAGGAAAAAAGAATGGCAATATATTCCGAGTTCTGTGAGAAGCGCTCAGTTCTCTTTTCAACTGATGTGGCCGCAAGAGGCCTTGATTTTAATAAGGCAGTCGACTGGGTTGTTCAG GTAGATTGTCCTGAGAATGTAGCATCTTACATACACCGAGTTGGCCGCACTGCTCGTTATAAATCTGATGGAAAGTCAGTTTTATTCCTATTGCCTTCAGAAACTCAGATGCTTGAAAAATTAAAAGCAGCAAAGGTTCCAGTGCATTTGACCAAG CCTAGGAAAGAACTACTACAACCAGTGTCCAGTTTGTTAGCATCTTTACTGGTCAAGTACCCAGAACTTCAGCTGCGTGCCCAAAGGGCATTTGTCACATACTTGAGGTCCATCCATCTCCAAAAGGATAAAGagatctttgatgttttgaaacTTCCTATTGATGAGTATTCAGCATCATTAGGTCTTCCAATGACCCCCAAAATCCGTTTTCTAAACCGGAATATTAAATCCAAAGCCGTGTCAACAAAATCAAGTTTAGTTGAACCAGAGGTTCGAAATAAGGAAAATGTCTTGGAAGGTTCTAGAGGAAAGCCAGCCACAGTTGTTTTCAAAGATGAGGAAACTGAAAACGATCTTCTTCATGCGGCTGATACCTCAAATGAAGGCAACATGACGTCAACTGAAATTGGAGAATTAGT GCCAGCAACTCGTttattaaagaagaaaaagctCAAGATTAACTTGCATAGACCACTGGGGAAGCGGGTTGTATTCGATGATGAAGGCAACACACTTCCTCCACTAGCCACGATTGCTGACCCACAAAGTGGCAAAGGAACATCAATACTTGATCCAG AACAAAAAGCTGAATACTATAAAAGGATGCGAGAGGATTTGAAGAAGGCAGACAAGGAAGACAAACTTGTAGAGCGACAGCGACTTAGAGAAAAAAGaattaagcaaaaaatgaaATGGAAGGGTGGTGACGAGGAAGAAGAGGACAGCCAAGATGATATTTCTGGGTCAGAAGGAGATGAAACAGTAAATAGACGGCATAACAAGAGTAAAATATACTTCGATAGTGACAGTGATGAGGGTGAAAGAAAACAAGCCTCGAGGGATCAATTGGCGGAGCAAGAAGCATTGGCTTTGAAGTTGTTACAATCCATGCAAGCATAG
- the LOC123919581 gene encoding uncharacterized protein LOC123919581: MQFQFSFNWEITVTTSMASGRNVLNFPREYSRNCLSNSESTIHLLDIATGKVFKSPIITSTKNNEDKYVYSCWKKFVKENKLKFKDRVIFNAPDGNNVLQVQILRRSHPR; the protein is encoded by the exons atgcaatttcaattttcattcaaTTGGGAAATAACGGTGACAACCTCAATGGCTAGTGGTAGAAATGTTCtg AATTTTCCAAGGGAATACTCCAGAAATTGTTTATCAAACTCTGAATCTACCATTCATCTTTTGGATATTGCTACTGGAAAAGTGTTTAAGTCTCCAATCATTACGTCCACCAAAAATAATGAAGACAAGTATGTTTATTCTTGCTGGAAGAAGTTTgtgaaagaaaacaaattgaAGTTCAAAGATAGGGTTATTTTCAATGCTCCGGATGGCAACAATGTGTTACAAGTTCAAATTTTACGTAGAAGTCACCCACGTTAG
- the LOC123920525 gene encoding heat shock 70 kDa protein 16-like, translating to MSVVGFDIGNENCVIAAVKQGGVDVLLNGESNRETPAIVCFGEKQRFFGSAGAASAMMHPKSTVSQVKRLIGRRFDDPNVQNDLKKLPVETSEGPEGGILIHLEYLKEDHKFMPVQILTMLFAHLKTIAENDLGTSVSDCVIGVPLYFTDLQRREYLDAATIVGLNPLKLIHDCTAIGLGYGVYKTDFPDGDPIYVAFIDIGHCDTQVAIAEFQATKMKILSHTFDSSLGGRDFDEVLFRHFAETFKEQYDIDVYSNDRACNRLLAACEKLKKVLSANLEAPLNIECLMDEKDVSGFIKREEFENLASGLLERISIPCNRALADAGLSVDKIDSVELVGSGSRIPAITRLLTSLFEKELSRTLNASECVARGCALQCAMLNPVSRFKEYEVEDSTPFSIGLSSDEGPICEKSNGILFPKGEPIPSSKTITLQGSNLLRLEAFYPILHELPMGISPKISSYTIGPIHESDGSKAGVEVIFQLNLNGIVNIESSTVSKKPNFNLSILHYQFSKISSDVHEPLIYLQLIEDHVEDSVTTRDNHSNSDAMDVEPISETDQNVNEHSINQKSEPPHSSSDGTGKDKANRRLNLPVSETIFGGMTGAELVEAREKERQLIQQDVAMELTKNKRNTLESFVYDTRNKLLNEYRNFASEQEKDEISRNLEETEKWLYNEGNEETLHTYFEKLEDLKQLVDPVDNRYKDEEARVQSTRELLGSIVEHRMFFPDEIPPETKEKIIEECNKAEKWLRDKRQHQDALPKCADPVFWSRDIDSRTRELNLACQKILGTKGSTVPPEDKE from the exons ATGAGTGTAGTAGGGTTTGATATTGGAAATGAGAATTGTGTAATTGCTGCAGTGAAGCAAGGTGGGGTTGATGTTTTGTTGAATGGTGAATCAAACCGTGAAACCCCTGCAATCGTTTGCTTTGGAGAGAAGCAACGGTTTTTTGGGTCTGCTGGGGCTGCTTCTGCAATGATGCACCCGAAATCGACAGTATCTCAAGTCAAGAGACTAATAGGACGGAGATTTGATGACCCTAATGTTCAAAATGACCTAAAAAAGCTCCCTGTTGAAACTTCCGAAGGTCCAGAAGGGGGAATTTTGATCCACTTGGAATACTTAAAGGAGGATCATAAGTTTATGCCAGTTCAAATATTAACAATGCTCTTTGCTCATTTGAAGACTATAGCTGAAAATGATCTGGGGACCTCTGTTTCAGATTGTGTTATCGGAGTTCCATTATACTTCACTGACTTGCAGAGACGAGAATATCTCGATGCGGCAACAATTGTTGGGTTGAATCCTTTGAAGTTGATTCATGATTGCACTGCAATAGGTCTTGGTTATGGTGTTTACAAAACAGATTTTCCTGATGGAGATCCTATTTATGTTGCCTTTATTGACATTGGCCACTGTGATACTCAGGTCGCTATTGCAGAATTTCAAGCCACAAAAATGAAGATTCTTTCACATACTTTCGATAGTAGCTTAGGGGGTAGAGACTTTGATGAGGTTCTATTTAGACATTTCGCAGAAACATTTAAGGAACAGTACGACATTGATGTGTATTCTAACGACAGAGCTTGTAATAGGCTGCTTGCGGCGTGTGAGAAGTTGAAGAAAGTTTTGAGTGCAAATTTAGAGGCACCTCTTAACATCGAGTGTTTGATGGATGAAAAAGATGTTAGTGGATTTATCAAGAGGGAAGAATTCGAGAATTTGGCTTCAGGGTTATTGGAGAGAATTTCTATTCCTTGCAATAGAGCATTGGCTGACGCGGGCTTGAGCGTTGATAAGATTGATTCTGTCGAGTTAGTTGGTTCAGGTTCAAGAATTCCAGCTATAACTAGATTATTAACCTCTCTATTTGAGAAAGAACTCAGCCGAACGCTGAATGCAAGCGAATGTGTAGCTCGCGGTTGTGCTCTTCAATGTGCAATGCTCAATCCTGTTTCCCGTTTCAAAGAATACGAG GTCGAGGATTCGACTCCTTTTTCTATTGGACTTTCCTCGGACGAAGGTCCAATTTGTGAAAAATCAAATGGTATACTTTTCCCAAAAGGTGAACCAATTCCAAGTTCTAAAACTATTACGTTACAGGGCAGTAATTTGCTTCGTTTGGAAGCTTTCTATCCTATTCTACATGAATTACCAATGGGGATATCTCCTAAAATTAGTTCCTACACG ATTGGTCCTATACATGAATCCGATGGAAGTAAGGCAGGAGTTGAAGTTATATTTCAACTAAATCTGAACGGCATTGTCAATATCGAATCATCTACAGTAAGTAAGAAGCCTAATTTTAATCTCTCAATATTACATTATCAGTTTTCTAAGATATCTAGTGATGTACATGAACCTTTAATTTATCTTCAGTTGATCGAGGATCATGTGGAAGATTCTGTTACAACGCGTGATAATCATTCAAATTCTGACGCAATGGATGTTGAGCCCATTTCCGAGACAGATCAAAATGTCAATGAACATAGTATCAATCAGAAGAGTGAACCTCCACATAGTTCT TCTGATGGTACAGGAAAAGATAAAGCTAACAGAAGGCTTAATTTACCAGTGAGTGAGACCATCTTCGGTGGAATGACCGGTGCTGAACTCGTGGAAGCACGAGAAAAAGAACGTCAGTTAATCCAGCAGGATGTAGCAATGGAGTTAACCAAAAACAAGAGGAACACTTTGGAGTCATTCGTCTATGACACGAGGAATAAG CTCTTAAACGAATACCGTAATTTTGCAAGTGAACAAGAGAAGGATGAAATATCCAGGAACCTCGAAGAGACTGAGAAATGGCTTTATAATGAAGGAAATGAAGAAACATTACAtacttattttgaaaaactcgAAGATCTAAAACAG CTGGTGGATCCAGTCGACAACCGGTACAAAGACGAAGAAGCAAGAGTGCAATCTACAAGAGAATTATTAGGTAGCATCGTTGAGCATCGCATGTTTTTTCCAGATGAGATTCCACCTGAAACTAAAGAGAAG ATCATCGAAGAGTGTAACAAAGCAGAAAAATGGCTAAGAGACAAGAGGCAACATCAAGATGCTTTGCCTAAGTGCGCTGATCCAGTATTTTGGTCAAGGGACATCGATAGCAGGACACGAGAATTAAACTT